In Citrus sinensis cultivar Valencia sweet orange chromosome 2, DVS_A1.0, whole genome shotgun sequence, a single genomic region encodes these proteins:
- the LOC102620229 gene encoding uncharacterized protein LOC102620229 isoform X1, whose protein sequence is MASVFANSAAATRGRDEVYVAAVPLRATKGPAQLLMSSAYTLNVWDLQHFMVVIKPFSPPTHSQVFVCDFQPKDPENIYTALEVLSGRSVPGSVLVRKLTKLPRNKCWFVGSSKLDAVDVAINFNKSWETHLRIGQHDCRDYTNGNRLSMFLQIHSTYTYIHSHIHPHTVFKHLQ, encoded by the exons ATGGCTTCTGTATTTGCAAATTCGGCAGCAGCAACAAGAGGCAGAGATGAAGTGTACGTGGCAGCAGTGCCATTAAGAGCCACAAAAGGACCTGCCCAGTTGCTTATGTCTTCAGCCTACACCCTCAATGTATGGGATTTGCAGCACTTCATGGTCGTCATCAAACCCTTTTCTCCTCCTACCCACTCCCAG GTCTTTGTTTGTGATTTTCAACCGAAAGATcctgaaaatatttatacgGCCCTTGAAGTTCTATCTGGTAGATCAGTACCCG GTTCCGTGCTGGTGAGGAAATTGACAAAACTGCCAAGAAATAAATGTTGGTTCGTTGGATCTTCCAAATTGGACGCGGTTGATGTTGCAATCAACTTCAATAAGAGCTGGGAAACTCATTTGAGGATCGGCCAACATGATTGTCGGGACTACACTAATGGTAATAGGCTCTCTATGTTCCTTCAAATACACTCAACTTACACGTACATACATTCGCACATCCATCCACACACCGTTTTTAAACATTTGCAATAA
- the LOC102620229 gene encoding uncharacterized protein LOC102620229 isoform X2: MASVFANSAAATRGRDEVYVAAVPLRATKGPAQLLMSSAYTLNVWDLQHFMVVIKPFSPPTHSQVFVCDFQPKDPENIYTALEVLSGRSVPGSVLVRKLTKLPRNKCWFVGSSKLDAVDVAINFNKSWETHLRIGQHDCRDYTNGLVERLTGRKLVLEHLRSVAGQS, from the exons ATGGCTTCTGTATTTGCAAATTCGGCAGCAGCAACAAGAGGCAGAGATGAAGTGTACGTGGCAGCAGTGCCATTAAGAGCCACAAAAGGACCTGCCCAGTTGCTTATGTCTTCAGCCTACACCCTCAATGTATGGGATTTGCAGCACTTCATGGTCGTCATCAAACCCTTTTCTCCTCCTACCCACTCCCAG GTCTTTGTTTGTGATTTTCAACCGAAAGATcctgaaaatatttatacgGCCCTTGAAGTTCTATCTGGTAGATCAGTACCCG GTTCCGTGCTGGTGAGGAAATTGACAAAACTGCCAAGAAATAAATGTTGGTTCGTTGGATCTTCCAAATTGGACGCGGTTGATGTTGCAATCAACTTCAATAAGAGCTGGGAAACTCATTTGAGGATCGGCCAACATGATTGTCGGGACTACACTAATG GATTGGTTGAGCGTCTCACCGGAAGAAAGCTTGTGTTAGAGCACCTAAGAAGTGTTGCTGGCCAGAGTTAA